In the genome of Arabidopsis thaliana chromosome 4, partial sequence, the window CTAAACTCGACCAGGAAGAAGATTGTGAGCTTCTATAAGAAACAAGATAGATGATGAAACTGATGTATCCAACTACTCCACCAAAAACCAGAAACCCAACAAGAAACCCTTCCACTTCAGCCATGAAGAAATCTAGAAGAAGATACccatttatcatcatcacaaacaCCGCCACAGTCCAAGCTAGCTTCTGCAAAGATCCCAACTAACTCGTTACAATCAAAAGCACATAACAATAAAGAGAGATGACAAAAAATTGCTTTACCTCAAGCGAAGGTCCGATCTTGAAGACACCCATGATATGTTCATTAGAAACCATAGTCAAAAGAGGAATAACCGCGAAAGGAATCTGCATCGACTGAAGAATGTTAAGCCATTCGTTTAAAACATCGAGCGAGCCCTCGGATGTGTTAAACATAATAGCAACAAACATAGTAGGTACAATAGCAAAGCTTCTCGTTATAAAAGCTGATAGCCATTGTTCCATTTGAAGATCTAAGAACCCTTCCATTATAAACTGTCCAGCATAAGTCCCGGTTATAGTACTGCTTTGTCCAGCAGCTAATAAACCAATCCCCCAAATGTATAGTATCGGGAAAACACCACCGCCATATTTCTCTTGTAGGTAATATCCCGCGTTAACCAGTCCTATACTATCAGCTTGTTTGGTTCCATAAAACCCTTTCGCGAAAACCGCAGTTACAAACAAATTGATCATGAACGAAACAAAAAGCGCGGCTGACGATTCGATTGTATAGTAGTTAAGAGCTTCTTGAACTCTGTTTATCTCCTTTGGATCCGTCTTCCTAGACTGCACTAAAGCTGAATGCAAGAACACATTGTGAGGCGTTATTACACATCCCACAACTCCAACAGCTTCTCTAATCGTCTTTGATCCGAGTTTCGGAATAATAATACctttcaaaatcatcatcaagataaaaccaaatcaagaaatgaCATCAAATAAGAGACAATGCTTAATCTTACAAACTTACCTATGAATAGTTCTTCAACACTTGGCTTAGTTTCATTAAACATCCAAGCGAACGAAAGCGCCATTGTCGCAATCAAAACCGCGAAAAGACCTTCTAATTTCCTCATTCCACATTTCTCCAAATACGAAATCAAGAAGCTGTTTTTtcacaaacaacacaaatcaaaacttgtgTTACAAACAACACCGCAAAAAGacctattttgttttttaataactcAGGTGATCCTAAAGGCGTTCTAAGCCAAAGACCTAGTTTTGCTTACCAATCAAATGATGTGATGATAACACCAACCCAAATAGGTAAAAACCCTCGAGTCAAAATCTGAAGAGCGATCGCGCTTCCGATGACTTCTTGAATATCAGCTCCGATCAAAGCAACCTCCGCCATGAACCAAAGCAAGATTCGCGCCCACGAAGGATACTCACTTCGACAAATCTCCGCTAAATGTCGACCCGTGGCGACACCGATACGAGCAGAGAGAAGCTGCATCAGAAGTCCCATTAGCGTCGCCCATAGAAGAAGCCATAGGAGAGAGTAACCAGCCACAGCTCCGGCTTGTAAATCTCCTTCGATATTTCCTGGATCTAGAAACGCGATGCTCATGAGAAATCCAGGTCCGGTGAATTTCCATAGCTTTGCCCATGAGAATGGCGGAACTGAATCGTAGGTTTtgtctctgtcttcttctacGTTCAGGATCTGATTCTCCGGTGGCGATTCGTGAAGCTCGTCCTCCTCTGGCTGAGAGGTTTCGGGAACTAATAGACGTTTGAATTCGCCGTTACTGTCGTTTGGTCTCTTAGGGCTGTTTTCTTGGCGGGAAACGGTGGATCCCGTCATCTTAGTAACGGAATATTCTTTCGGCGTTACTGACGACGtgatttgttttaagaaaattttaaaagattacatggattattttgataaaattaaaattaaagtcAAGAATAGtcaaatgagaaaacaaaagcaaattcTAAAAATGAACTGTTATTAAAAGTTTCTATTATTAGAAACTGAATTGtgatctctatttttttgacgaaaattttctaaattggTATAACAAAAATTAGTTGTGTTCAAGGATTAGCACAATAaatattggtttagagatATTTGCGGattgaattaaaaacaaaccataGACCAGAACCggttaaattacaaaatcccTTAACCGGTACAGAATCAGACCAAAGCTAAGCAATTTTCAAACAAGCAAATCAAAAGGCATAACATAGTTTGTTTTCCtaaaaaaaagcaaacatcttcaaaaacaaaatttgaatgtaaaatttaaaaaccgATTTCAGCTTTAGGACATAAGACCATTTAGTTGGAGCAGCAACCAGTTTTCTTCACTGCGGAAACATCAACATCGATCTTCTCTCCTTTCGAAGGAACATTACCGGAATCTTCACCAGCCTCCATTGCTTTCTTGCTCACAACATGGTAAATCTGAGTGAGTACTTCAGAAAACGCGTTCTCAACATTGGTAGATTCAAGAGCTGAGGTTTCCATGAAGTAGAGTGATTCATTCTCTGCAAAAGATTTTGCATCTTCGGTTTGGACTGCTACAAGATGGCGAAGATCGGATTTGTTTCCCACAAGCATCACAACTATGTTTGGGTCAGTGTGGTCACGGAGTTCCCTTAGCCATCTCTCAACGTTTTCGAATGTTGAGTGTCGGGTTACGTCGTAAACAAGAAGCGCCCCAACAGCTCCTCGATAGTAAGCACTAGTGATTGCTCGGTATCTAAAAATAGCGAAAagaggagaaacaaaaacccgTTAACGACTTAGTCATTGAAACTCTGTTAAATTAGAAAGATAGGAACATAATAAGAACCGAAATGACAAGAAAGACTTCAAAGCAATAAGCTCTTCAGCTTCAATGGTAGAAAACGATCATTAAAGAAATCGATATCGTCATCAGAATTAACGAACATATAGAAACACCATGAACATATACGATACCGAAGATTATCATCAACCACTGGTTGATCAAACTAATCAGCAAAACAACAGAATTTCTACAAAGCTGGTAACTTTAAGCATAATTGTTGAGTTCTCTCATTATACACAAATACAATGTACACTTCACCTCCAGTAATTATATACACGATCACAGGTTAGGTTGATTTCTCAAGCTTTCTCTACGATAAACTGATTCCATTAACTAAGACAGATCTAATGAAATTGTATTGACTCCACAATGCATCAGAAGGCCAATACCTAAAACACAGATCGAGAAATGAACAAATgaagacaaaatcaaagagacgGAGCTTAAACCTTTCTTGACCAGCAGTGTCCCAAATCTGGGCTTTGATGACTTTTTCATTAACATTCAAGCTACGAGTCGCGAACTCGACCCCGATCGTTGATTTAGACTCGAGACTAAACTCGTTCCTGGTGAATCGAGAAAGCAAATTGGACTTTCCAACACCTGAATCACCGATCAGAACCACCTTGAATAGGTAATCGTAATCATCATCTGCTCTGTAACCCGCCATTAACACTTCTCACTGAATCAAAAAAGCTTCACACTTTCAACGAATAAAGAAACGAAAATTGCTCTATGATCCCAGAAAATTGAACAAAACTTCGATTTTgcttttttactttcttctttattctctttagattcaaatatttattccTCAGATTTCTACAGAAAGACACAGACTTTGAAAAAAGTTAGGGTAAGACTGGTGTCTTTCTAGCTGGACCATGATCACCGATAGATTCTGGgtgaaatattttgtatacatGTACTAAACTACCCCGGATTCACTCCCTAAGATCAGGGGTAGATCCGACATTTCGTTAAActtttgtatgtatatgttacatgctttcattttcttgaaaaggtCAAAAAGTAGTGGTGGTGGTCATGTTACATTGGTAAACGGCGATATTTCAGTCACTCTCAATGATGATctaacaaaaatgaaacatttcTAGCTCTATCTTCTAGTTAGTGGATTCTGTATATACCCAATGGGTTTCAACACACACTAAAATGGAAGCCCATATGGGCTAATCACATAGTAGTTGTGTGTATTGTCTAAATTCTTTGAGGTTAGCAAAAACTCACATATCTGCTGCCATGTGAAAAGAGTTCAATGATTTGTGTATTATGTAATATGTAATCCAAAAACGCATCTGTAcattaagaaaagaaacaaaaaaaagagtgaaaaaGGAACATAGACAAATGTTCTGTGCTCCTCTCCACTCATCCTCCATTATTAGCCAAAAAATCCATTATTTTGTCATTACCATAAAAGTCTCCATCAACCCTTTTCCTCATGAAACCCTCCTATCAAAATTTAGattctttactttttcttttctttaaaaaatgtCTGAAACTCCACctacatcttcatcttcttcctctgttttaacTCAGAATGTTACAAAACCAGTTTCAGACAAACTTCTTCAGAAGTACATTGACGTGTCTGAGTTTCAGTTTGATTACCAGACAAGCGGTATCTGGTCTCCACCGTTTCAACGGACTGCTTTTCTTACACCACAAGGCAAAATTCTCACAGACAGAGAAATGGCAGAGAAATTTCAGAATCTTGTTGAAGAACCTCCACGGATCAAAAGGTACAATCTTTATTGTTGTCGTCAATAAGCTTTTGTAAATCTTATCTACAATGTACGATATATGGAGTATACAAACATGTTTCTACACGactcttttgttgttgtttttacttttggaAAGATTTTTAACGAAGATGAGACAACACACAGTTACAAAAGTAGATAAAACCTGGTTTAAACTGCAACAGTGCTCTGTTCTAAAGCTTCTTTACCGGTGATTCCATCTTTCAGAGTCTTGAAATACTCATTGTAGTCTTTCTCCGGTGGAGGATTCTCAGGATCTACCGTGAAAGGCTCGCTAAACGGAACCGTACTTTTAAcctgaaacaaacaaacaacacacaaaacagCCCAATTCAgaaatttaactttttgaaTAGCAACCCggaaaaatcg includes:
- the NRAMP5 gene encoding NRAMP metal ion transporter family protein (NRAMP5; FUNCTIONS IN: inorganic anion transmembrane transporter activity, metal ion transmembrane transporter activity; INVOLVED IN: cellular metal ion homeostasis, metal ion transport; LOCATED IN: membrane; EXPRESSED IN: 9 plant structures; EXPRESSED DURING: L mature pollen stage, M germinated pollen stage, 4 anthesis, petal differentiation and expansion stage; CONTAINS InterPro DOMAIN/s: Natural resistance-associated macrophage protein (InterPro:IPR001046); BEST Arabidopsis thaliana protein match is: NRAMP metal ion transporter 2 (TAIR:AT1G47240.1); Has 5000 Blast hits to 4958 proteins in 1554 species: Archae - 111; Bacteria - 3609; Metazoa - 367; Fungi - 258; Plants - 341; Viruses - 0; Other Eukaryotes - 314 (source: NCBI BLink).), whose amino-acid sequence is MTGSTVSRQENSPKRPNDSNGEFKRLLVPETSQPEEDELHESPPENQILNVEEDRDKTYDSVPPFSWAKLWKFTGPGFLMSIAFLDPGNIEGDLQAGAVAGYSLLWLLLWATLMGLLMQLLSARIGVATGRHLAEICRSEYPSWARILLWFMAEVALIGADIQEVIGSAIALQILTRGFLPIWVGVIITSFDCFLISYLEKCGMRKLEGLFAVLIATMALSFAWMFNETKPSVEELFIGIIIPKLGSKTIREAVGVVGCVITPHNVFLHSALVQSRKTDPKEINRVQEALNYYTIESSAALFVSFMINLFVTAVFAKGFYGTKQADSIGLVNAGYYLQEKYGGGVFPILYIWGIGLLAAGQSSTITGTYAGQFIMEGFLDLQMEQWLSAFITRSFAIVPTMFVAIMFNTSEGSLDVLNEWLNILQSMQIPFAVIPLLTMVSNEHIMGVFKIGPSLEKLAWTVAVFVMMINGYLLLDFFMAEVEGFLVGFLVFGGVVGYISFIIYLVSYRSSQSSSWSSLEMSERVVSTET
- the RABA1d gene encoding RAB GTPase homolog A1D (RAB GTPase homolog A1D (RABA1d); FUNCTIONS IN: GTP binding; INVOLVED IN: protein transport, small GTPase mediated signal transduction; LOCATED IN: plasma membrane; EXPRESSED IN: 22 plant structures; EXPRESSED DURING: 13 growth stages; CONTAINS InterPro DOMAIN/s: Ras GTPase (InterPro:IPR001806), Small GTP-binding protein (InterPro:IPR005225), Small GTPase (InterPro:IPR020851), Ras (InterPro:IPR013753), Ras small GTPase, Rab type (InterPro:IPR003579), Rab11-related (InterPro:IPR015595); BEST Arabidopsis thaliana protein match is: RAB GTPase homolog A1C (TAIR:AT5G45750.1); Has 27980 Blast hits to 27923 proteins in 754 species: Archae - 26; Bacteria - 162; Metazoa - 14618; Fungi - 4214; Plants - 3069; Viruses - 20; Other Eukaryotes - 5871 (source: NCBI BLink).), producing the protein MAGYRADDDYDYLFKVVLIGDSGVGKSNLLSRFTRNEFSLESKSTIGVEFATRSLNVNEKVIKAQIWDTAGQERYRAITSAYYRGAVGALLVYDVTRHSTFENVERWLRELRDHTDPNIVVMLVGNKSDLRHLVAVQTEDAKSFAENESLYFMETSALESTNVENAFSEVLTQIYHVVSKKAMEAGEDSGNVPSKGEKIDVDVSAVKKTGCCSN